TACGCTGTGTCAATATGGCCGATTTGTTCCGTATAAAAGGAGTAGCTAGTCAATACGCCGAGCTACTTGAAGCATCAGGTGTCGACACAGTCAAAGAATTGAAAAATCGAAATGCTGCGAATCTTGCTGCAAAAATGCAGGAAGTCAATAAGGCGAAGCGACTTACTCGAACCGTACCCAGCGAAAAAATGCTATCAGACTGGATCAACCAGGCCAGTAAGTTAGCTCCGATGGTGAGTCACTAGTACAACACTTCGTGTTGTTGTCAGGTCGCGTGTCGCAGGTACGGGCACGCGTGCAACGCATGTCGACTGAAATAAAAAAGGAGAAACTCATGAGTTTATTGCAAATGGCTGCGCAACTTTTTCTGGACAAGAGCG
This is a stretch of genomic DNA from Gammaproteobacteria bacterium. It encodes these proteins:
- a CDS encoding DUF4332 domain-containing protein; translated protein: MSTSIEAIEGIGPAYGKKLRAVGCASPARLLKDGGTKKGRDRIAKETGISSSVILRCVNMADLFRIKGVASQYAELLEASGVDTVKELKNRNAANLAAKMQEVNKAKRLTRTVPSEKMLSDWINQASKLAPMVSH